In the Scylla paramamosain isolate STU-SP2022 chromosome 21, ASM3559412v1, whole genome shotgun sequence genome, ACCCCACCAGAGATTAATAAAGCCAAGAAGAAAATTGACTAAGAGTTAACAGAGTAGCTTtttaaggcatttttttttttttttttgtgtgtgtgtgtgtgtgtgtgtgtgtgtgtatgtgtgtgtgtgacaccaGGGCCGCTCacagtaaagagagaaaaagacgtaTTCGTGTTACTTCTTACGTAAATAAGGATACTGAACCAACGCATCATTTTATATTACACAGACTAtactaattttcttgttttcctcataaATATCGCAATACAAGTAAACCACATAATATACTAAACATCGGAATCTACATTGAAAAAGGAAATATGGTTAAgatttttctgttctttatttgcCAAAGTGGTTAAAACCACTTTGGCGGTGCAAACCTCCAGAGCGTCTTATGAGGTTTAAGGTGTATTCATGTTGTGCATAGGTAAGCTAATCTAGGAACAGACTGCCATCCCTCACGCTTTTAAAGGGATCAAAATCTTGTACATATATAAAGTTGTAATATAAATGAGGCACCCTTTATGTAGTACTCGTATATTTCATTGTCTTTGTACTCACTTCCCACGCGGCAAATACCTTCTTTCCACAACCTACATTCACCACGACGTGATTGGAGttcacgtagtagtagtagtagtaatgtctTCACTTCAGCCTGGCCTCCCTCAAGGCCAAGCTATACAAGATGTCCCTTGCCTTTGCCTCTTCCTGCAGTTGACGTGTGTATTTATACGTGAAAGGATAATCGCGTAAAGAATGAGTGACATGTTCATGTCACTTATACTCATAAATCCCCTGTttcgcgtgagagagagagagagagagagagagagagagagagagagagagagagagagagagagagagagagagagagagagatgtatccTGACTTCGCTTCATAAAGATACCAGATAGCTGTACCGTACCGTACCGTGGGAGGAATTGGGCGTTCCCTTATCCGCCACGCGGAGGCGACAGCCTACCACTCACACCTAAATATGTGagttgtatatgtgtgtgtgtgtgtgtgtgtgtgttatatatatatatatatatatatatatatatatatatatatatatatatatatatatatatatatatatatatatatatatatatatatatatatatatatatatatatatatatatatatatatatatatatatatatatatatatatatatatatatatatatatatatatatatatatatatatatatatatatatatatatatatatatatatatatatatgttacgcataatgtggacaattgcctaatgtgaacattaggcagaaaattgcctaatgtgcacatcaagcaagtaggttgcgtaaagtttacaaattgttaacattaggcaaaaaatgcctattgttcaaattatgcagctcaattttgcccaatgtgaataaggaaaacataccgAGACGCAATTGATTACGGACGTGACGATgctgatgtgctctctctctgggctgatatgggctaacctaacctaacctaacctaacctaacctaacctaacctaacctaacctaacctaacctaacctaacctaacctaacctaacctaaccaaactgtagacactggtttgtcattcaattcacattaggcaaaatacccttgcctaatttgaaaatcatgcctaaagtggacattaagcaagtaagttgcctattgtcaacatcgtgcaaacaaattgcctaatgtgaacattaggcaatttcactgcctaatgttcacattaggcaattatccacattatgcgtgacatatatatatatatatatatatatatatatattatatgaagtgtatacacacacacacacacacacacacatacacacacagacaaacacatacacacacacacacacacacacacacacacacacacacggtatatTAAAAGGCTTCCGCGAATCCGTATATGGGgactatttttcttatgttaGTGTCTGCAGAGATTAGTAAGGATACTTAGAAGTTGGATGCCTGCCagcagcttgtgtgtgtgtgtgtgtgtgtggtgtgtgtgcgtacgcGTGCGAAACTACAGAAGCATAAAAATATTTCGGtttcatttgaaaaaaaaagttagtgaaaAGTTTTTACATTTAGCAGAACCTGATTCTATCTgtttaacatatttttttctttcttttgcggAAGTGGAACGCGGGGGAAGGGGCGGTGGTCCTCTACTGCTGGCGTTGCTATTGATCAGCCTGAGTACGGCTTCTTGGCCTCACTAGTCATGTAAACAATGTCACAAGTTTCACGGAATGTAACAGTGCGTGAACCGCGCGCACACTGATGTCAAACACCCACAATAGAAGTGCACCAGTCACTTCACCATTACGGGAGGCGAGTGATTACATGTAGCTGAGTAAAAATTTGAGGTGATGCGATGGCGCAAGAAAGGGCAGCTATTCTTACCTGCAGAGGCGGCGAGAAGAGCCCTAGCAGCGGCACGAGGCTCCGCAGCCCGCACCTGCTGCTGCCTCGCTGCGCGCCACACTGCTGTACCTGCCGTCTTGTGCTGTGCCTGCCGCCTTCTGCCTGCTGTCTGCGCCATGTCGCCAAACACCGCGGCATGTGAATCCTGCCACTCTTAATTGCCACTCTGCATATGTACTGTCGATGCTTTTGATTTGTCATTACTACTTAACGATTTTACACATATTCTTCATgtttacacatttatttatcctCTTACTCCGTTGTTTAATAATTTATGCGGTGGAGAAAGTAGAGGcggtgtgggtgtgggcgtcGAGGTACGGGCGGTGTGAGGGACACGTGGGAGGCGGCAAAGCGGATCCATGAAGGAGAGCGGTGAACATGCAATTTGCAAACCAGACAGTTGCCACACGGTCCCCATACCTTGCACTGCGTTCACTATGGGGCTCTGTGACGGCCTCTCCATCACTGTTCACGAAAAATCAGGCTTTCTCTCATGGAAGAAAACGCGCTCGTAAGTGAATTGCCTATACGAGTAGATCACAGATGTCAGGACCGCGCCGGAGTAATATGATTTTAAAAGTGCGTTATCCAAGTTGTCCTAGttcaaatcatcatcattagcatcatCAGCCGCAGCAGCATCATCGACCATCATCATCACGCTGAACCATTGTGTCTCAGTAAAGATAACTAGTGTTACTTTTTGTTCCAATAAAGTATACACGTCTCAAAATAGTTGATTAATATGATAAGTTGATGCGAAACGTATCAACGTGACATGTACACTGCAGAGTCGTGTCGATGATTTTGAAAAGAAGATATAGTGAATAGATCATGCACTGGgcaatcctgagagagagagagagagagagagagagagagagagagagagagagagagagagagagagagagagactacaaattAGCATTCGGAAAGGCTCATAATGGCATGAATAATGATGAATGGATTACCAAAGCAGGTCGTAATGTATTGGTAAACACGGCCAGTCTCTTGTTGGTGTGTGATGATCCGATTaattagctcttttttttttctttttctttttaacttaattGACTCAGTTACTTGGGAATATGTTAATGATAcgtaaaattaattaaaaagaaacttAATGAGAGATGTTCAAGATGCTACTGACGATTATTTCATGCaataccttttctttctttaaatatGTTTTCCCACGTCTATGGAAGGCCGATGTTTTTAGCAGCCCTCCTCCACCAGAAGACTGCCTCACATTAGACACTGAGCAAGATTCTACTATGCGTTCCATTCCGTTGCATTTCAGATCCTGCAGcaccatttcccttccttatccATACCATGCTACAGATTAGTGTATAGGAGCCACCAGTCGGGGCTTATTTTGCGCTATTCTTGATTCCCTTTGAATTTGTCTTTCTTAAGAAGCCAGTTAGGTAAgtgaaatagatgaataagcAACATTAGTCCAGCAAAATATTTGTACATTTAAATAATATAGATGAAAACATAAGATCCTGTTGGAAGCTGCCTTTAAGTTAGTTCTTAAATAAAGCATCCCATGTTCACCAATCACTCctatccttttcctcatttatgATGCCCGACACTCGGTACTATAATAGGAAATACACAATTAATTAGTACAAAGAGGAGTAAGtacaaaaaatgtttttaaCTTGAAATCATAAGTTTCAGAATAATAGTAAGATTATACGTAGGGTCACTcacactatttttcttttttaattccaGTCAGTCTTAAAATCTTTAAACGAAAGTAGAACGATAATTTCAATTTTAAAACATCTATATCCTTAtatgtctttatatatatatgtgaaataAATTTAGGAAGAAATTAGCGGATTTATATATACAATCACTCGTTGTTTTGTCGTGTATGGATTTTGATTGGTCCAAATAAGAGATGGTCTGCGATTGGTTTAACTCAGGGAATCCTCGCCGTTCATTGGCTGGAAACATGTCTACTGGAGGGGGAGAGACTGAGTGTGTCATATGACCTGAGGAGGAGCACACGTCTGTCTAGCTTGGAATATTGGCCTGCCTGATGGGGTGTTGCTGCAGTACTGAGCAGGAGAACCTTTCGCAGGTCAGTGGTGGGCGGgggtggaggtgatgggtgAGAGAGTCTCCCTGTGCTGCGGTGAGAGGTGGCGGGAGGGAATGCATAATATGGACAGTTTTAGAGAATCACGCCCTTCTTACTTCTTTCAGGTAAATAAAGTCAATAAAATCATGTCCTTCAATTACCCTTCATTGTTATATACTTAAGTACCGTGATAATTATCAGTCAAACCTAACTGTCACGCACGTCATAATTGATTCTTTGGGATAAATACTGTGGTGTCGTGAATGACGTGTGCACTGTCAGAATTCGAGGGTTAGTACTACCATGAGGGGCGTGGTGATatcagctggtttgtggcattCTTTTCCTTACACAGTTTTTAATAAAACATGATAGAACGATATTAACCTGCGGGACCAATGTTACTTTGTCCATAAAATCATAGGTTAAGCTGGAAAGCCAGATTTCACAGATATTTGCTCTCTCCTTTCACCAATATCAGATTCCCACCAGGCCCCTTATTTGTTGTggacagggaaaagaaaaaggagattggAGCATACGTCTCTAAAGCAGTGGTTTTCAACCTTTTCCTCTTATGGCACACAAAGCCATGGTGTGTCTCACCCACTTAAATGGGTGACACACACCATCAGTATTTAGAAGTGGAATTAATGAATGCTGGTAAACCTTCATACATCAGTCATGTTAATTATTGCTATTTACTTATTCTATAgattattgtggttttcaaaatattatattcttcatatttattactCTTAAATTTCAGTCAAATAAGTAACTTGCCACACTTACTACCAAGGTGTTATGTGTTTTTCTGTCAATATTTAGGTGCATGATTTCCATTGAATCTGTCATTCATCATGTGTTGCAAGATTGTTTGCAGATCAGATGATGTAAAATTGAAGGACACTGAAGATCATTGAAAAGTCTGGCACACGAACAACAGGCTTTTGATGGTGTATACTTTAATGAAATATGCAGTGTTACTtatcagaaaaagaaaatggtattgtCTCTTAGAGCATAACTAATGAGATTTTGTGCATTTCTTGTAAGTGTCCTGATGATGTGATTCAGGGAATGAGTGTTCAGTGCATTAGGACAAAAGCAATGAACTCATGACTAACCAGACACCAgagtccagaaaaaaaaatatttgcaaaGTGCTTGAGTAAcagtttggtaatgttgatgaaTTATGTTATCATCACTCAGTACTATCTTTATTCAGAGTGGTCTAGATTCTGATAGAAGTAGAAATtagtaaataatatatatatatatatatatatatatatatatatatatatatatatatatatatatatatatatatatatatatatatatatatatagatagatagatagatagatagatagatagatagatagactgattgatagatagtGAATGAATCATTGTTGACCCTCAGATGACCATTGACAGAAATCTCTCTATTAAATGTAAATCTAGTTTGTGAAAAGTACATGTGCTGTGGTAAAAACTAGAATTAATACAGGTACCAaaaggtaaataataataaaatccatCTATTGTTTAAGCCTGATAAGCATATAGTAAATAAATTCACTTTAGATTAGctgataaactctctctctctctctctctctctctctctctctctctctctctctctctctctctctctctctctctctctctctctctctctctctctctctctctctctctctctctctctctctctctctctctgtctcccccaTAATAAAAGGAAACTAAATTGCCTACCTCCTTGTTCGTatcctcctgtttctttttgCTAGTggcattcttatttttttttcccttaggcCAATATCCTTGacatttaaaaggaaaaaatgtatggAGCACATAAAGATTGCCTATATGGAAAGATAATTGTCGTACATTTTCCAGGATGGTGAAGTCAATGAGAGGACTCGACTACTGAATGATCCTGTCAGCAATACCTACCAAGTCACAGCGAGGTAAGTTTTATGCAAATTGAGTATTTtcaaatgggaaggaaaataaactgtTGATAACTGTTAATTCTCAGAGCAGATGTTTAGTGAAAATATTTGcaaatgtatttttgtttttgttattcagtaactggtcttttatttatttttttattttatttatttttttgttatttcttatctttcttgaGATCATGTCATCCTGATTGTTTATATAACTTCTaagatttcttttattattatgctGTATATAATACACATATATAGTCATATTCTGAGCCATGGCAGCTCTGAGGAGTGCCAGCACACACATGTACATTGTTTGAAGATCAGAAGTGTACAGAGTGTGTGTCATTCTCTTGTATGGTGTGTCCTGTAGTGGTTAATTATGCTGCCTTTGTGCTAATGTATAATGCTGATATGTATGCATAATGCTGATATCAATACTTGAATATAAGCAGATTTcatgtcttgagagagagagagagagagagagagagagagagagaattacatattTGATGATCATTTTTCCTAGAAAATTATCTTAAAACTTTATTTTTCCACATGATTATATTATGCATTTTGTAATGCACTGTTGATACTATAGATGAGCATAATGGAAATCATCATAGATTGGCAAATGAAGCTCAGTAACATAAAGTTTGTTTagatatattttattattgtaataCTGAGACAGGAAAAAGGAATCCATTCAAGATCCTAGTCAGGAGTCTGCTGTCGGGTAGCACCCCTCAAGATTGAGAGTTCTTTTTACGTATGTATTTATATGCTGCTTTGATTGGCTTTTCAGCTCAAATGACTATGGAAACCATTATTCTACCTCTGCCACGAAGAAGTCAGATGATCATTCTGTCTTAAATCAAATTTTGCAACACACAGCCAGGTTAGTGGCGGTCATCCTTTGCATGCAGaaaggtactttttttttgcttgaggGTTGCAGTAGATATCCTCCAATTTCTTCAGAGTATGCTTAATATGCATGGTGTTTTTACTTATTAAGTCTTCATTcaatctcatttatttcttctgtcCTTTTCCAGccatcttctttatttatttaaaatcCATTCCAAATACAGCCTCACACCTAGTATAAATTGAGGTGCTCTGTTCAGCTAGTAAATTATAAAGATTGGAAATCAGTCACAGTGATGACCATTGCCATTCTTACTGTAGACAACATACAAGCTTAGTTAGAGAATTTATTGCTAATTGTTTGGAATTTTAAATTGCCTATCTTAAAGTACTTAAAGGGACTGACTGAGTTGAAAATCCCTCcccaaaaaaattgaaaaatgcaaaaatcatCTCTTGGCACTCTTAGGCCTAGTACTTCATAATGTGCATGCAATGATTTATCATCCACATTTCAATACCCATTTAAATTCCTCCCGCTCACACTCAGTTGCTCAGTCAAGGTCATTGTAGGAGATGGTTGTAGAAGAATGTTCATTAAAAAAACTATGAAAGTGTACAAGAAACACTTTTCTATATGGTGGAGTGTGGAAGTTTCTTCTCACAGCTTGGTGAGGAAGAACCTCTGTGCGTGTTGTACACActtagagaaagggagggagctAGAGTTGCTATCTCTTTCACCAACTTCTATACCTGCTTAGCATTTACTCACCCCCCGcttttttgctctctttcaCCACACTGGGTAAGAGGAAGTCTTACCTTACCCAAAGGAGTAAGGTACTGGCAAAAGCACACCAGATATTAACTGAGAGCAGAGAACAATGTGAGTTTGTGCCTTGTGGCACATTAGCCAACACTTCCATGTTGCGGTCTGTTCTTCCCACCACTTCGCCTCCCACTCCACACAAGTTATGTTTCTGCCTCTGCTGCCCcaactgctacttctgctgTGTCTGCTGCTCTACAGTTACAGCCATTGCCTTTAACATCATTGTTTCCAATAGCAAGAGAATCTTagtgaagagaatgaaaattttTGAGAGCGATGAAGAAATAATGTTTACTGGAGATATTGTTTTAGTTTCCATGAAGCAGCTTCAGCCACTGGTGtcccaaaacaaaatttagaaAAGTCCCTGGCTTGACACTTGCCGTCAGTCACTGGGCCACATGCATAAGTGTAGCATGCCCACATTGTAAAATTTACCGTATTTTATGGCATATAAGACACACCACCATTTCAGCTGGGCATATTCAGaaaaaggatatttttttatgtattgaaGCATTTAATGTTTAAAGCAAACTAGCAgcacagctaaaaaaaaaaaaaaaaaagcaagcaatcaaatagtaaaaatatcctACATGATTGCAGTAATAAAACAGAGGTAGTGGCCTAGTCATGGAGTTGAGGCGAAGAACACAGCCCAGCTGCCGAGATGTCAACAGCACACTTGGTGCGTCACTGAACAGGGCCACGTTTTCATTTTCAGCATTTCCTTACATCATATTATGGTTAAAAAATATGATACAACACACTTGCCTATAATACAATGGTGTAAATCTTCAGGTGTACAGGTGAAGGagatttcaaaattaaatctacGAGAGACCTCACATTCGCATATAAGAcacagggtgattttttttaaccatttttaTGGAAAACGGTGCATCTTATATGCCGTCAAATATGGTAAGTATGCAGTATTCCATCTAAGAGATCCCAGATGCCAGCAAAACAAGTCATCAATGAATCTAGCACCTGCAATTATGGCTCAAAATCATGTGCAactcaaaataaatacataataatactTGGCACCTAAAAATTAGTGTTACATAGCTATCTATGGATGAAAAGCACATGAGCGTCCCTTCAAATTTTAAAGTTCCTTTTCTCAAAACTGACTTATTGTGTATTTCTCTGGCATTTATTGTCCAAGTTTGATTATTCTGGTGTCATTAGAAAGGGAATCAAAATACCTAAAAAATTATGTGACAGAATTTTGAttgagtatttattttttatttattttattttttgaatAAATAACCagatgaaattttttttatttttcttgacaATGAAACcaaaaatgttaatttgttACATTCTCTTAGGAAACCATCAAAGTATCTTGGAACAagttttcaagaaaaaaaaaattgtcaaaataTGCAGAAATCTAAactcaatttcttttttattttcattaaaaaaaaactattggtCTAAATTTATTGAAATTTATACATATAACTTATCTAAAAGGCCTTTATAGCTCATAAAAATTTGGTGCAGTTTGGttcataaataatgaaaatggaaaataactcAGTTGGTCCCCTTAAACCAAGTGTATTGTAGATGTGATGAGCCCACCACCCTCCATGAGATGCACCCCTGCAGTGGACTTGTCCAAACTGTACCACATGGCTCTTTACAATCATTTCGGTCTGGCCTCTCTACTAACAAACTGCAATGTCAAACCCATTGTCCCCCCTTGGTTCTCCCCACTCAACAGGAATAAGCATTAGGAGACTTCCTTTGCTTGATTGATATGCCTCACTTTTTCTCACTAGATGTTCTGTTCTGTCCTAAACCCTCTTCCCAACCtgttttatccctttcttttctacacATTCTTTTGTTCTACCTCTGTTTTCTTCATGCTTGTCATACAAccattcctcatctttcctccctttcttgtaCTCAGTCTTTCTCCTTGTCCCATCCCAATTTACCTAATTGCATTTCTTCACCACTTTTATGTCCCACacataattttttcctttcccacttttttttcaacaatACCGTATGAAAATATATcccataagaaaaataaaaaagttcacCATAATAACTTGTCTCAAAAAATGTCATTGTAAAACATTGATTTCTTTTTAGTAATTATGTCTAATACTCTGGGAAGTGCTGTATATGGAAGAATGTGAAGAATTGCATGTTTTCAGGTTAAGAAAATACACTATACACTAAGTGATGACAGAGAAAGTTGAATCAAACATTACATACAAATGTTTTTTCTTCTGCAGTAGTATCATTGATGTAGGAGCCTTGGAGTGCCACACCCTAGAGCAGCATGAATACATTGAGAGAGTGAGAACATACAACCAGAGAGTTAATGCAATACCACAAGTTAAGGTAAGTCAGGCCATCCGTgatacttttatttcctttaaagaatgacattttatttttttttcttttctctctttttttcccatagaCTGTTCTGACATTAAAATATCAATTACTATGACTACAGAACAGATAGATCTTCATCTCCTGGTGATATCTGCTCTTGGCTACTCTTTCTTGAGAGAGCAATGCCAtctttgtgtatatatgtactacCATTTGGATGAGTCTTCACCTGCAAAAAGATGTGCTGCTGTGTTTTGATATCAGTTCCAGGCATGCATATTATTGATCATAACATGTTTTTCTTATCAGACATCCAACAAAAGGCACCATGAAGTTCAGCTTTTATATGATACACCAGCTACTGAGAGGGTTTTATCAGCACAACCAATTTCTTTAGCAGATTTTAACATGGTAAGAACTTTCATTGCTGTTGCAGCTCAAAAtggtgtgagttttttttttgtctttaaagTATGCTTCAAGTAACAGGCTACCTCCTTAAGAATTTCTATTTGCATTCTTTATATTTGAAAGCTTGTTTCATTATATGTACTCTGTGTCATCAGCTGTGCCATAGTAACTTTGCCATTCTAGGACACATGAACATAGTAACAATGGCACTGATTGTATAGATCAATTTTTGTTACTGGATGGGAGCTCACCAGGAACCCAGTTCCCTTTCCTAGTATCTTTCTCCATGTATTCTTTGCTCTGCTAACTTGGACTCTACATTTGAGTTCATAATAGCTCCACATGATTCACCCTGTCATTCTgatccttttctttcacttgaCTTAACCAACACAATGTGCctgttcctttaatttcttaaaTTATTTCAATCCAGACCTtactttcatctcttcattcGTCAGGTCACTTCTCACAGTAGTATTGTACATCTACCATACTCTTATTAATATGTTCTAGATTCCTGACATCATCTTTAACATTTCAGGTTTCATTGTTAGAAATCTTTACAGTTCTCTTGATGCCTTCAATTTACCTTCAGTGTTAGAAAGTTAATGTTTAGCACCCATCACTAATACTGAAGAATTTCTATTATTAGTTACAGACATTATTGCAATACAGTATTACTTAATTGTTGcaactactttattcattttaaCCCTCAGATGATCACTGCATCACAGAAGGTTGTGGCAGCTGTTGCACAAATCCGAGTGGAACACAAAGAAGATTTGGTAGTTCCATTTGGAATCCCTTGACATCCTCATTTCCAGCAGCCATCGTACCAAGACTTCTTTACCCTCACAGCCTCCCTTCTGCAGCGACTCTTCTCTCATCACCTTGGACAAGCACACCCCACTTACACTCACATATCTGATGGAACTGGGAGTTGTATGGGAGAATCCTCTCAGATGAttaagtagtctctctctctctctctctctctctctctctctctctctctctctctctctctctctctctctctctctctctctctctctctctctctctctctctctctctctctctctctctctctctctctctctctctctctctctctctctctctctctctctctctctctctctctctctctctctctctctctctctctctctctctctctctctctctcatatatatatatatatttttgaaatAAATCATGCAATATCCATATGTTGTTGATTGATGGTAGATGTAATATTAATTTATACAGGTGTGCCTTAATTTGTAGTATAGCATATATATATTGAGATCAAATTTAACCCAGCTGTATATCAGCAGATTATTTTGCCTAAATCATTATTACCTTAAACTGAGTGAAGTTAAACAGTTACAGCCAGTTGTTTGTTGTACAGGAGTTTGAGTTGTGTGCAAATGTGGATGGCTTATTTCCATGATCCATCACTTATGAAAACTGTTCCTTTTCCCATGTGTACTTTCATAACCCCAAAAATT is a window encoding:
- the LOC135110965 gene encoding ragulator complex protein LAMTOR1-like isoform X2, with the protein product MGCCCSTEQENLSQDGEVNERTRLLNDPVSNTYQVTASSIIDVGALECHTLEQHEYIERVRTYNQRVNAIPQVKTSNKRHHEVQLLYDTPATERVLSAQPISLADFNMMITASQKVVAAVAQIRVEHKEDLVVPFGIP
- the LOC135110965 gene encoding ragulator complex protein LAMTOR1-like isoform X1; translated protein: MGCCCSTEQENLSQDGEVNERTRLLNDPVSNTYQVTASSNDYGNHYSTSATKKSDDHSVLNQILQHTASSIIDVGALECHTLEQHEYIERVRTYNQRVNAIPQVKTSNKRHHEVQLLYDTPATERVLSAQPISLADFNMMITASQKVVAAVAQIRVEHKEDLVVPFGIP